One window of the Babesia bovis T2Bo chromosome 2, whole genome shotgun sequence genome contains the following:
- a CDS encoding CAF1 ribonuclease family protein, whose translation MMYTAHRRVAPRVVCHKHCYTRVHNRNVGLPTFSNGIRLENSVLSHYAGSVTPVYDHGTMIPGSCTSHTSSLVTKCIFNLETRSLHRGNHRYMSTAATSRLSWRDHVDEARRAIRESDFVALDVEYTGLHLKDDRYVGLDKCYEAHASGAKQFIPCQVGLTAARYMGDNLWSIHPMSVYTLPSSNKFFKVSTSTLQFLKDNNFDFHSWIHHGVEHLTPSEESDLKFAIEQRKKELDHMLQQAPPDTAVKGVDFDLSSLGADDRLMAERTIERIQTWISDGTSAPLEIEMESAFQRLLMHTIIGQQFPQVYSHSARRGDERVICVYKSQIELYKEQLSTLETDIERINEQIGVRVLFDEIVNNGKILVGHNCFYDILHVYQTFYGELPEGVEEFRKSWTERFRNTFDTKYIGEFHESVAAPQHSATLRGLFDHMCSTESANKAGQRFRVHTLPGTSWHLPSTVLPLLDNGTSTDISTNTGKTTQSHDAGYDSFMTCLVFILQCDRILRSKHLKWDRLASDGTDHLDHNTLLDNLSSVSNCIRLVKSQPNAINLSSIRQSDMARYFLMSGYPNSWRKWDIMKVWSPLWVSVSVIDDSSCWIIVKNDEDIRNIGLIYRMMKNPQFRLQTYEQSRQSSDNIAEPKTS comes from the coding sequence CCACAAGCACTGTTATACACGTGTCCACAATCGCAATGTGGGACTACCAACTTTTAGTAATGGAATCCGCCTGGAAAATTCAGTTCTATCCCATTACGCTGGCAGTGTAACACCAGTTTATGACCACGGTACTATGATTCCAGGGTCATGTACATCACATACATCTTCGTTGGTAACTAAATGTATTTTTAACTTGGAAACTAGATCACTTCATCGCGGGAATCATAGGTATATGTCAACAGCTGCCACATCTCGTTTATCATGGCGTGACCACGTTGACGAAGCCAGGCGTGCAATTCGTGAATCTGACTTCGTAGCCCTAGATGTGGAATACACTGGGTTACACTTGAAAGACGACCGATATGTAGGTTTAGACAAGTGTTACGAAGCTCACGCTTCCGGTGCTAAGCAGTTTATACCATGCCAGGTTGGTTTAACTGCTGCACGTTACATGGGCGATAATCTCTGGAGTATACACCCGATGTCGGTTTATACTCTCCCATCCAGTAACAAGTTCTTCAAGGTCAGTACCAGCACTCTCCAATTCCTGAAGGACAACAATTTTGACTTCCACAGTTGGATTCATCATGGTGTTGAGCACTTGACTCCCAGTGAGGAAAGTGATTTGAAATTTGCCATTGAGCAACGCAAGAAGGAACTCGATCACATGTTACAGCAGGCACCACCAGATACCGCTGTGAAGGGTGTCGATTTTGATTTATCGTCGTTAGGTGCCGATGACCGATTGATGGCTGAACGTACTATTGAGCGAATACAGACGTGGATATCTGATGGTACCAGTGCTCCACTGGAGATTGAGATGGAGAGTGCGTTCCAGCGGTTGTTAATGCATACTATAATAGGACAACAGTTTCCACAGGTTTATAGCCACTCAGCACGTCGCGGCGATGAGAGGGTCATCTGTGTATACAAATCGCAAATTGAACTCTATAAGGAGCAGCTGTCAACATTGGAAACTGATATTGAGCGCATAAACGAGCAGATAGGCGTTCGTGTATTATTCGATGAAATAGTCAACAATGGTAAGATACTGGTTGGGCACAATTGCTTTTATGACATACTGCACGTCTACCAGACGTTTTATGGCGAGCTGCCAGAAGGCGTTGAAGAGTTCCGTAAAAGCTGGACTGAGCGCTTCCGAAATACATTTGATACCAAGTACATTGGTGAGTTCCATGAATCTGTGGCTGCGCCGCAGCATTCAGCAACGCTTCGCGGGCTGTTTGACCACATGTGTTCAACGGAATCCGCTAATAAAGCAGGACAGCGTTTCCGGGTGCATACTTTACCCGGGACTTCGTGGCATCTACCTTCAACGGTACTCCCACTGCTGGATAATGGTACCAGTACCGATATATCCACCAATACGGGTAAAACAACTCAATCGCACGATGCTGGCTATGACAGTTTCATGACATGCCTGGTATTCATACTTCAGTGTGACCGTATTCTAAGGTCGAAACACCTCAAGTGGGATAGACTAGCATCAGATGGTACTGACCACCTTGATCACAATACACTCCTGGACAACCTGAGCTCAGTAAGTAACTGCATTCGCTTGGTAAAATCGCAACCTAACGCCATTAACCTATCAAGTATACGACAGAGTGATATGGCACGCTACTTCTTAATGTCAGGCTACCCTAATTCATGGCGTAAGTGGGATATTATGAAAGTGTGGTCGCCGCTCTGGGTGTCAGTTAGCGTCATCGACGACAGTTCATGCTGGATAATAGTGAAGAACGACGAAGATATTCGGAACATTGGATTAATCTATcggatgatgaagaatcCCCAATTTCGATTACAGACTTATGAGCAGTCACGGCAGTCGTCGGATAACATCGCCGAACCCAAAACCTCGTAG
- a CDS encoding putative eukaryotic translation initiation factor 2 beta, which yields MVDHNDEKREDGLSEFVADGPSVESSDSLGTKAPAAAVKAEGAPKYDFGEKKKKKAAPASDSVKSEVIDGSGQVFVRGHVYQYEELLNRIQTLINAHSHDLSGNKKYTIRPPQVVRVGSKKVAWINFKELCNIMGRTMDHVHQFVLAELGTEGSIAGDGQLVLKGKYGPKNIESLLRKYITEYVTCSMCKSANTTMERDSRARLFTQHCEACGANRSVNPIKNGFHALNRGERRKAKV from the exons ATGGTGGACCACAACGATGAAAAACGTGAG GACGGCCTGTCAGAGTTTGTGGCCGACGGCCCCTCCGTTGAATCCAGTGACTCGCTAGGTACTAAGGCGCCTGCCGCAGCCGTCAAAGCAGAAGGCGCACCTAAATACGACTTTGGTGaaaaaaagaaaaagaaagCAGCGCCCGCCAGTG ATTCTGTGAAATCCGAGGTTATCGACGGCTCGGGTCAAGTGTTTGTACGCGGCCACGTTTATCAGTACGAGGAG CTATTGAACCGCATCCAAACCTTGATTAACGCGCACAGCCACGATCTCTCGGGTAACAAGAAGTATACCATCCGCCCACCTCAAGTCGTTCGTGTGGGTTCAAAGAAGGTCGCCTGGATCAATTTCAAGGAGCTGTGCAACAT TATGGGTCGTACCATGGACCATGTACACCAGTTTGTCTTGGCTGAGTTAGGTACCGAGGGGTCAATTGCTGGTGACGGCCAACTTGTCCTAAAGGGCAAATACGGCCCCAAGAACATAGAAAGCTTACTAAGGAAGTATATTA CTGAGTACGTCACGTGTTCCATGTGCAAGAGTGCAAACACCACTATGGAGCGTGATTCCCGTGCTCGTTTGTTCACCCAGCACTGTGAAGCTTGCGGTGCTAATAG GTCTGTGAATCCTATCAAGAACGGTTTCCATGCATTGAACCGTGGTGAACGTCGTAAAGCAAAAGTGTAA
- a CDS encoding putative integral membrane protein produces the protein MLTLRTAFCTMGKNTADQRLRYKSPRPNYALSELTISSLIVSWVFTNVSLLISLSVGILLMRRVLRIATFVELFEILKGLVYNPRDYHNVAVALLKNSPPTISHMSLVYFGSYFSLWMCLFLYVNMLIIKCCCKAVASKYKWI, from the exons ATGTTAACGTTGAGAACTGCATTTTGTACCATGGGAAAAAACACTGCTGATCAGCGTCTGA GGTACAAGTCTCCTCGGCCTAACTATGCACTAAGCGAGTTGACAATTTCCTCGCTTATTGTATCATGGGTGTTTACCAATGTATCACTTTTAATTAGTCTGTCGGTCGGCATTTTGTTGATGCGTCGAGTTCTTCGTATCGCTACTTTTGTGGAGCTTTTTGAGATATTAAAGGGTTTAGTGTATAACCCTAGGGATTACCATAATGTCGCTGTGGCACTTCTCAAGAACAGTCCTCCTACCATATCTCACATGAGTCTGGTTTACTTTGGTTCATATTTTTCACTGTGGATGTGCCTGTTCCTCTATGTTAACAT GTTGATAATAAAATGCTGCTGTAAAGCCGTAGCtagtaaatataaatggATTTAA
- a CDS encoding putative 50S ribosomal subunit protein L28 has protein sequence MVCVPRLLMLCVAIVSSGRISQCFIQNGRNRDIVIYHREYKGTPMDMIPDPKLHEFKLFSEKRHKEAMLGRKFNKKGSSSQIRHYRIVGRGGGLPRLHKVSGTPTKRIKLPARRCMILGKMDNTKARNISHSGKKSHDPQRLNLQTKRIWCASKGYYVRLRISMRGLKTIKRLGLEEAARRFNLNLNNPKLFAGYANLKPSKPKQPVMLQDVDTESVISN, from the exons ATGGTTTGCGTGCCTAGGTTGCTGATGCTCTGCGTCGCCATCGTCAGCTCCGGGCGCATATCGCAGTGTTTCATACAG AATGGAAGGAATCGTGATATTGTTATCTACCACCGGGAATACAAAGGTACACCAATGGATATGATTCCCGACCCCAAATTACATGAATTCAAACTCTTCTCGGAAAAAAGGCACAAAGAGGCAATGCTG GGAAGAAAGTTTAACAAGAAGGGTAGTTCATCGCAAATTCGGCACTATCGTATAGTTGGCCGAGGAGGTGGCCTTCCACGACTGCATAAAGTCAGTGGCACTCCCACTAAACGTATTAAACTACCTGCACGACG ATGCATGATATTGGGGAAGATGGACAACACTAAGGCCAGAAATATTAGCCACTCAGGGAAGAAGTCACATGACCCACAGCGCCTTAATCTACAAACAAAGCGTATTTGGTGCGCAAGTAAAGGCTATTACGTACGCCTTAGGATATCTATGAGGGGACTGAAGACCATTAAACGCCTAGGTCTAGAGGAAGCGGCAAGACGATTCAACCTCAACTTGAACAACCCCAAGTTATTTGCAGGTTATGCCAATTTGAAACCTAG cAAGCCGAAGCAACCTGTTATGCTACAGGATGTCGACACCGAGAGCGTTATAAGTAACTGA
- a CDS encoding 4-diphosphocytidyl-2-C-methyl-D-erythritol kinase, translating to MSVPSAFHRQHRNIVIEEDEPIHLLDDLSHGDGTFWDHRGVAFAKVNLSLDIDPSSRVSDSLLSIHSVMHKILWGDHISIKLLRDVDADLLSKHYDTTPQGDVLLLLDETSDIDKHASNRSSETDVSFPFDESNLIAKTLDKARRGNESYLVLTRKRIPAGTGLGGGTADGAYVLKSLGSMLPPEESLSIGSDFAFLQSSDSIALVSGRGDKVTPLPPLNYTMPLYILIPDEVCNTAEIFKRARELMQQGRMEYRTYSMERAIIELAQFDKYRPHNSLESCIDNEVVKSLLSTLADNLGQHQYGMSGSGSACFAIGVDDIDVLRVREVFGRPLKIVKTRLMQPGDTRCEFSYL from the exons ATGTCTGTGCCCTCAGCCTTCCACCGCCAACATCGcaatatagtaatagaagAAGATGAGCCTATTCATCTTTTGGATGATTTATCGCATG GGGATGGTACATTCTGGGACCATCGGGGCGTAGCCTTTGCTAAGGTTAACCTTTCGTTGGATATCGACCCTTCATCTCGTGTATCGGACTCGCTGTTGAGCATTCACAGCGTGATGCACAAGATTCTTTGGGGAGATCACATATCGATAAAGCTGTTACGCGATGTGGACGCTGACCTGCTGTCTAAGCACTATGACACTACTCCTCAGGGTGATGTACTGTTACTTTTGGACGAAACATCGGACATAG ATAAACACGCGTCGAATCGTTCTAGCGAGACCGATGTATCATTCCCCTTTGACGAGTCCAACCTCATTGCCAAGACTTTGGACAAAGCTCGCAGGGGCAACGAGTCATATTTAGTGTTGACTCGAAAACGCATACCTGCTGGCACTGGACTTGGTGGCGGTACTGCTGACGGGGCATATGTTCTAAAGTCACTTGGTAGCATGCTACCTCCTGAAGAGAGCCTTTCAATTGGTTCTGACTTTGCATTTCTacagtctagtg ACAGCATAGCTCTAGTATCTGGTAGGGGCGACAAAGTAACGCCTCTACCACCGTTGAATTACACGATGCCGCTATACATCTTAATACCTGACGAGGTATGTAATACGGCTGAAATATTCAAGCGTGCTCGTGAGTTGATGCAGCAGGGGCGTATGGAATATCGAACGTATTCAATGGAGAGGGCCATTATAGAACTGGCGCAATTCGACAAGTACAGGCCTCATAACAGCCTGGAGTCATGTATAGATAATGAAGTTGTGAAGTCCCTGCTGTCAACACTAGCAGACAACCTGGGTCAACATCAGTACGGCATGAGCGGCAGCGGCAGCGCCTGCTTTGCCATAGGAGTGGATGACATTGATGTATTACGTGTTAGGGAGGTATTCGGCCGCCCTCTGAAGATTGTAAAAACCAGGTTAATGCAACCTGGAGACACTCGCTGTGAATTCAGTTACTTATAA
- a CDS encoding ATPase associated with various cellular activities (AAA) family protein encodes MASSAMEPLCSPTTSLPHDTQHLSEEAVITPERLISLQKRAIELLSLSSNVYLGCRDDESATLSDIIECGIRDKVGRAIFVFGVCGTGKTTTVNHVVSECLKGRSDINSVTISGSSYVSAWQVIQSIYDLVVKRRARRSDVVPNGSKCKLLNYRDVCSSLATAFSQAPRYTVCVMDEVDYLQTFVFNSVTGKHSNWMLQALLSASHARGSRVLFIAISNNLRLATLITEKQCQFLLFKPYTERQIISIIKGKLASLEVPYTRIIKDTSILLLARRVANTSGDLRACLDTFTRALANSMSDLEMQRDDMVPTSYENTPERSMEDCETPKRGYIDAVVNSLESFQVDHRDVGSLTPTLSLTKSALLETRVKSLPLMQLLTLLAIAKSARDDDNIVVSLQSIKVSLLHLADMLSMEKTDVENFCLSQFSEAIDIFKELGIISKSGVCGNDDNLVSLLYDHNTLSSVVLPISPAFVGLDLEFTMDEIGIQKYSKIANSLNTRPIHKRQRRKLY; translated from the exons atggcatcttCTGCCATGGAGCCTTTGTGCTCGCCAACGACATCACTCCCGCATGATACACAACATTTGTCTGAAGAAGCGGTTATTACACCTGAGCGTTTAATTTCACTTCAAAAACGCGCTATAGAGCTTCTCAGTCTATCTTCGAATGTTTATTTAGGCTGTCGGGACGATGAGAGTGCTACTTTGTCTGACATTATCGAGTG TGGCATTCGAGACAAAGTTGGTCGTGCCATATTTGTATTTGGTGTCTGCGGTACTGGGAAGACCACCACGGTAAATCACGTGGTCTCTGAGTGTTTAAAAGGGCGATCGGATATCAATAGTGTTACTATTTCTGGTAGCTCTTACGTCTCTGCGTGGCAGGTTATTCAATCCATATATGATTTGGTTGTTAAACGTCGTGCTAGACGCTCTGACGTGGTGCCTAACGGTTCAAAGTGCAAGTTACTGAATTACCGTGATGTATGCTCGTCATTGGCCACTGCCTTTAGCCAAGCTCCACGATACACTGTTTGTGTGATGGATGAGGTTGACTATCTCCAAACATTTGTGTTCAATTCAGTAACTGGGAAGCATTCGAATTGGATGTTACAGGCTTTATTAAGTGCCAGTCATGCTAGGGGCAGTCGTGTTCTTTTCATCGCAATATCCAACAACCTCCGATTGGCAACGTTGATTACTGAGAAGCAGTGCCAATTTTTACTATTCAAGCCATACACGGAACGGCAGATAATATCTATAATCAAGGGCAAGCTTGCTTCATTAGAGGTTCCTTACACTAGGATCATCAAGGACACATCTATTCTTCTGTTGGCACGTCGCGTTGCCAACACTTCTGGTGACCTACGCGCTTGTTTAGACACATTTAC TCGCGCATTAGCTAACTCCATGTCTGATCTTGAGATGCAGCGTGATGACATGGTGCCTACATCTTATGAGAACACTCCTGAGAGATCCATGGAGGATTGTGAGACTCCCAAACGTGGCTATATAGATGCTGTTGTAAACAGCTTGGAATCATTTCAAGTGGATCATCGTGACGTTGGCAGTTTGACTCCTACTCTATCGTTAACCAAATCTGCTTTATTGGAGACTCGAGTGAAATCGCTTCCGCTTATGCAATTGCTTACTTTACTAGCAATTGCCAAATCAGCTCGTGACGATGACAACATCGTTGTATCACTCCAGTCAATTAAG GTATCACTACTCCATCTTGCCGACATGCTTAGTATGGAGAAGACAGACGTGGAGAACTTTTGCCTATCACAATTTAGTGAGGCTATTGACATTTTCAAGGAGCTGGGTATAATTTCCAAATCGGGCGTATGCGGTAACGATGATAACCTGGTATCGCTGCTATATGACCACAACACGTTATCTAGTGTGGTGTTACCGATATCACCAGCTTTTGTCGGATTGGACTTGGAGTTCACTATGGATGAGATTGGTATCCAGAAGTACAGTAAGATAGCTAACAGTTTGAATACAAGGCCTATACACAAACGGCAACGGCGTAAGCTGTATTAA
- a CDS encoding pumilio homology domain family protein, translating into MKLNIQRPGEASKGKFRGKNTSGGPKSSRKPKSTNMKSSKPKTPPKKQKTALSKASKTQSKKDNDTLNEGVVNFDAKRKRNKEPVTLKAKLDKAKGKKPIAKKRSTKETTKKPNVKKEVKKSKEEMIKEINKIYSRLLVDHKKQDTVKTTIAELIRKIGADNYSVTANKRHISRVLQACLKYGDTKVRTSIFESLKKDFSLLNLNVHSARFLIKVFHYCNVDAKAFLRQSFFNDKNKVLLFSRYGSLVMDVIYQKLRNKEQLEILRLYALSNHFVMDKESLRKAEQCGSINQLITTINDSETKDTCVEMLKSSVLKMVDKAQLTAALSHDIVYMYWRLCDDKKEVTSLLLPVFGQLLSTRNGNTVLCDLYGYADKKARKTMLKALKTDFPEAVYNSVNVGFLIKAALATDDTKMTIECLIKPLQDDLSKVLSHQYAHLFIKSILDNAKDIESHTSLKNLETRQRELRDYVLPLLTDLFTTIELKEVIQNKSACAILQGTIKLSGSADILHSVVDVLRDDVDDEMKLLQNLDTLRFIQSLIKKPGETLESLKPYREFWPVVKIKANRILTSQCVFILVDILEAAMKQEDEETIADFKETVTIEKVKKACASLKKQKEKHVGIDILLNLISQ; encoded by the exons ATGAAGCTGAATATACAGCGACCGGGGGAAGCCTCTAAGGGCAAGTTCCGAGGTAAAAATACATCCGGTGGCCCTAAATCAAGCCGCAAACCTAAAAGCACAAATATGAAGTCATCAAAGCCCAAAACGCCACCAAAGAAACAAAAGACGGCGTTATCGAAAGCCAGTAAAACCCAGAGCAAGAAAGATAATGATACATTAAATGAAGGTGTGGTCAACTTTGACGCTAAACGCAAGCGTAACAAGGAACCTGTCACACTAAAGGCCAAGCTCGATAAGGCAAAAGGAAAGAAACCAATAGCTAAGAAAAGATCCACAAAGGAAACTACCAAGAAACCTAATGTGAAGAAAGAAGTGAAAAAGTCAAAAGAAGAGATGATAAAGGAAAtcaataaaatatatagcagACTCTTAGTTGATCACAAGAAGCAGGATACCGTGAAAACAACTATAGCCGAGTTGATTCGGAAAATCGGTGCCGACAACTACAGTGTG ACCGCTAATAAAAGACACATATCTAGAGTGCTCCAAGCATGTTTGAAATACGGCGATACAAAAGTACGCACGTCCATATTCGAATCGCTCAAGAAGGACTTTTCACTACTTAACCTAAACGTGCACAGCGCAAGGTTCCTCATCAAGGTCTTCCACTACTGTAACGTGGATGCCAAGGCATTCCTACGGCAGTCGTTCTTCAATGATAAAAACAAAGTACTGCTCTTCTCTAGATACGGGTCGCTCGTCATGGACGTGATATACCAGAAGCTAAGGAACAAGGAACAGCTGGAAATACTAAGGCTCTATGCCCTATCCAACCACTTTGTGATGGACAAGGAATCCCTAAGGAAGGCCGAGCAGTGTGGGTCAATAAACCAGCTGATAACAACAATAAACGATAGTGAGACTAAGGATACCTGTGTCGAGATGTTGAAGAGCTCGGTACTGAAAATGGTTGACAAGGCGCAATTGACCGCCGCACTATCGCATGATATAgtttatatgtattggaggTTATGTGATGATAAAAAGGAAGTGACCTCTTTGCTACTGCCAGTGTTCGGTCAACTGCTCTCTACTCGCAACGGTAACACAGTTTTGTGCGACCTATATGGGTACGCCGATAAAAAGGCTAGGAAAACAATGCTGAAAGCATTGAAAACGGATTTCCCAGAAGCCGTTTATAACTCTGTAAACGTTGGTTTCCTTATTAAGGCCGCATTGGCCACCGATGACACGAAGATGACAATAGAGTGCCTGATCAAGCCACTGCAGGATGACCTGAGTAAGGTATTATCGCATCAATACGCACACCTATTTATCAAATCGATCCTAGATAACGCAAAGGACATCGAATCGCATACCAGCTTGAAAAATCTAGAAACTAGGCAACGGGAATTGCGTGACTACGTCCTACCGTTACTAACAGATCTGTTCACGACCATAGAGCTAAAGGAAGTCATCCAAAACAAAAGCGCGTGCGCAATACTCCAGGGAACAATCAAACTGTCCGGTTCTGCCGATATACTGCACTCAGTAGTCGACGTCCTGAGGGATGACGTCGATGATGAGATGAAGCTTCTCCAGAACCT TGACACCCTGCGGTTCATCCAATCATTAATAAAGAAGCCAGGTGAGACCTTGGAATCCCTAAAACCTTATCGGGAATTCTGGCCAGTAGTTAAAATTAAAGCAAACCGCATACTCACAAGCCAGTGTGTCTTCATATTGGTGGATATACTAGAAGCAGCAATGAAGCAAGAGGACGAAGAAACTATTGCTGACTTTAAAGAGACAGTAACTATAGAAAAGGTTAAAAAAGCATGCGCAAGCCTCAAAAAAC AAAAGGAAAAACACGTCGGGATAGATATACTGCTGAACcttatatcgcaataa
- a CDS encoding Mitochondrial ribosomal protein L27 family protein, which produces MLFFSIARYARYGSSKGRGPLLAKFAPIGFKKGFGAVGLGRHTKKGFFLINKMLVPNLHVPEHMDPELKPYVSPKTIKYLEDNK; this is translated from the exons ATGTTGTTCTTCTCTATCGCAAGGTACGCTCGATATGGCTCGAGTAAAGGACGTGGCCCTCTATTAGCAAAATTTGCTCCTATTGGTTTTAAAAAGGGTTTCGGTGCCGTTGGTCTTGGTAGACATACTAAGAAAG GATTCTTCTTGATAAACAAGATGCTGGTACCAAATTTACATGTACCTGAACATATGGACCCCGAG CTCAAACCATATGTTTCCCCAAAAACAATCAAATACCTCGAGGATAATAAATGA
- a CDS encoding AP2 domain family protein, with amino-acid sequence MDTAPVNLDSNTVIHQSSNVPRSVGTEELNNDITRYASLQSSELPSEDPLSALPTSHKDGKTNLMSLASIETQPSFGQLNTNYARSELSFDGDKKVNGYGTQYNAFYGLENNWSYNNSQAIDPNDPLQNQLSLDSQASLYNSCTNSTVAKFEGEALQISNNQIQSFNQEHLQQQPILPVTYNQKVVATNPSIIVDRNERSLIVQWFENDVKREQRISYKKYGNAKAHQRAENLIAKLLNGSTFDQLYPEKGPPILTIFENVGVYQVSLTRDRILREWRVDWVNNTGAKMRARWSCKKVGNDEAKNRAEMFANSLIQGNFNPRLLHKATGTRLSRNDMKFSAVINENDYGKTDTVAPLTRVKKTDTKENSKKRRSTGNSSARKNNNKNNNLWKGDQVDYYKGNKMGSPDFHSVSTEGSFTGYYNVFAESDNKLPMQNGAFGPLGPHGDALIPHNWQNFSANQKMPYGQAHDWNYNDAQMDYMYNPMYGNMPGDNMTNVDWMGMPCMDNYATNGLDAPLTVCDLAEDNKQNGDAQNNNCYMPYYHMYQPTQNPCFQDSLCTQNTMTTTLNETESIPDHLSYSAPPYNDGEHKVPDLVLPQAYVTPQDSERTARSSCDTGKISQSRPDESNIETAKDIPNNISMTWPGYDGMMNNEYEMNGNIDMYLPENNIMPTQMLDPKKLNTDRTKHYEPNQMVHDVPDYFNSTNVHNGLHPQITKIVDNMGQVYY; translated from the coding sequence ATGGATACAGCTCCAGTCAATCTAGACAGCAACACGGTTATTCATCAATCCTCAAATGTACCACGTTCTGTAGGTACAGAGGAATTAAACAATGATATAACTAGGTATGCAAGTTTACAATCTTCTGAATTGCCATCGGAAGACCCACTATCTGCACTACCCACGTCCCACAAAGACGGGAAGACCAACCTGATGAGCTTGGCGTCTATTGAAACCCAGCCATCATTTGGTCAATTAAACACTAACTATGCAAGGTCCGAATTAAGTTTCGATGGTGACAAGAAGGTCAATGGATATGGTACGCAATATAATGCCTTCTATGGCCTCGAAAACAACTGGTCGTACAACAACTCTCAAGCCATTGACCCTAACGACCCTTTGCAAAACCAACTTTCATTGGACTCACAAGCATCGCTCTATAACAGTTGCACAAATTCAACGGTGGCCAAATTTGAGGGAGAGGCCCTGCAAATCAGCAACAACCAAATACAGTCATTCAACCAAGAGCACCTACAGCAGCAACCCATCCTTCCGGTAACCTACAACCAGAAAGTTGTTGCTACTAACCCATCCATAATAGTGGATAGGAACGAACGCTCACTCATTGTACAATGGTTTGAAAATGACGTCAAACGGGAACAGAGAATATCATACAAAAAGTATGGTAACGCAAAGGCACACCAAAGAGCCGAAAACCTAATTGCCAAACTACTTAACGGATCCACCTTTGACCAATTGTACCCAGAAAAGGGACCACCAATCCTAACCATCTTCGAAAACGTCGGAGTGTACCAAGTGTCACTCACACGTGATAGAATACTTAGGGAATGGAGGGTCGACTGGGTCAACAACACAGGAGCCAAAATGAGGGCCAGATGGTCATGCAAAAAGGTAGGAAACGACGAAGCGAAAAACAGAGCCGAAATGTTCGCTAACAGCCTTATACAAGGCAACTTTAACCCAAGACTACTGCACAAAGCCACGGGTACCAGGCTTTCAAGAAATGATATGAAATTCAGTGCTGTAataaatgaaaatgattATGGCAAGACCGATACAGTGGCACCACTCACCAGAGTTAAAAAAACAGATACCAAGGAGAATTCAAAGAAAAGGAGAAGCACTGGTAACTCAAGCGCTCGGAAGAACAACaataaaaataacaacTTATGGAAAGGTGATCAGGTGGATTACTACAAAGGGAACAAAATGGGATCGCCAGATTTCCACAGCGTATCTACCGAGGGCTCATTCACTGGATACTACAACGTCTTTGCCGAATCTGATAATAAACTCCCAATGCAAAACGGAGCATTCGGCCCACTCGGGCCGCATGGCGATGCCCTTATACCACACAATTGGCAGAATTTCTCAGCAAACCAAAAAATGCCCTATGGACAAGCTCACGATTGGAACTACAATGACGCACAAATGGATTACATGTATAACCCTATGTATGGAAACATGCCAGGGGATAATATGACAAACGTTGATTGGATGGGCATGCCTTGTATGGATAACTATGCTACCAATGGACTTGATGCACCATTGACAGTATGCGACCTAGCCGAAGACAACAAACAAAATGGCGACGCACAAAACAACAACTGTTACATGCCGTACTACCACATGTACCAACCTACTCAAAACCCATGCTTCCAGGATTCCTTGTGTACACAAAACACAATGACCACCACCCTAAACGAAACGGAAAGCATACCCGACCATTTGTCATACTCAGCTCCTCCATACAATGATGGCGAACACAAAGTACCAGATCTCGTGTTGCCACAAGCTTACGTAACACCTCAAGATAGCGAACGCACTGCAAGGTCATCATGTGATACAGGTAAAATATCACAAAGTAGACCCGATGAATCTAACATCGAAACCGCAAAGGACATACCAAACAACATATCAATGACATGGCCAGGATATGATGGTATGATGaacaatgaatatgaaaTGAACGgaaatattgatatgtACCTACCggaaaacaacatcatgCCAACACAGATGTTGGACCCAAAGAAATTAAATACTGACAGAACCAAGCACTATGAACCAAATCAAATGGTTCATGATGTGCCAGATTACTTCAACAGTACGAATGTGCATAATGGATTGCACCCTCAAATAACAAAAATTGTCGACAACATGGGACAAGTATACTACTAA